A single window of Flavobacteriales bacterium DNA harbors:
- a CDS encoding FmdC precursor, with protein sequence MTHNFTRMNQLLAATSIFLCMAGTSTAQIKTNEKFGKGIHIAAEDTSFSLKFATRIQTLYEGHYIVTDDTSITDHYSDKLLTRRARLKFEGFAFSPKVTYKMELGLTNRDHGGGNISQSNNTANIILDAVVKWEVCKNTQLWFGQTKLPGNRERVVSSQSLQFVDRSQVNSNFNIDRDMGIQLHHTSTTGNVVIREIASISMGEGRDITASNSGGYDYTGRVEVLPFGEFTGKGDYFLSDLKREEKPKLALGITYDFDDDATREEGHLGKFLSASTDLSTLLADAIFKYNGICVLGEFANRTSSTSPAITDSTGNILQSFVTGTGVNMQAGYLFKNNVEVAARTTMISPEVATGRNGIQETTLCVSKYIAGHHLKIQSDLSYRKEDHVSDDLLIFRFQVELGL encoded by the coding sequence ATGACACACAACTTTACGCGCATGAATCAACTGCTGGCTGCCACATCCATCTTCCTATGTATGGCAGGAACCAGCACGGCACAAATCAAAACAAATGAAAAATTCGGGAAGGGCATACACATTGCCGCGGAAGACACTTCATTTTCTCTGAAATTCGCAACCCGCATTCAAACGCTTTATGAAGGACATTATATCGTCACCGACGATACCAGCATTACCGATCATTACAGCGACAAACTGCTGACACGCCGGGCACGATTGAAATTCGAAGGCTTTGCATTCAGTCCGAAGGTCACCTACAAAATGGAACTCGGACTCACCAACAGGGACCACGGAGGCGGGAACATCAGTCAAAGCAACAACACCGCCAACATCATCCTCGATGCCGTGGTGAAATGGGAGGTATGCAAAAACACACAGCTGTGGTTCGGACAAACCAAACTACCCGGCAACAGGGAACGGGTCGTGTCATCTCAATCTTTGCAATTCGTGGACCGCTCGCAGGTGAATTCAAACTTCAACATTGATCGCGACATGGGCATTCAATTGCATCATACATCAACTACAGGTAACGTAGTCATACGTGAAATCGCTTCCATTTCCATGGGCGAAGGACGTGACATTACAGCATCAAACAGCGGTGGTTACGACTATACGGGCCGGGTTGAAGTCCTTCCATTCGGTGAATTCACCGGCAAAGGAGATTACTTCCTGTCTGATCTGAAAAGAGAAGAAAAACCAAAGCTTGCACTGGGTATTACTTACGATTTCGACGACGATGCTACGCGTGAAGAAGGTCACCTGGGCAAATTCCTCTCCGCCTCAACCGACCTCAGCACCTTGTTGGCAGATGCCATTTTCAAATACAACGGGATTTGTGTTCTGGGCGAATTTGCGAACCGGACAAGCAGCACCAGCCCAGCAATTACAGACAGCACCGGCAACATTCTTCAAAGCTTCGTAACCGGAACAGGCGTGAATATGCAAGCCGGATATCTTTTCAAAAACAATGTAGAAGTCGCAGCCAGAACAACCATGATTAGTCCGGAAGTTGCCACTGGTCGCAACGGGATCCAGGAAACAACCCTGTGTGTCTCCAAATACATCGCCGGACATCATCTGAAAATCCAGAGTGACTTATCTTACAGAAAAGAAGACCATGTATCGGATGATTTGCTGATCTTCCGGTTCCAGGTTGAGTTGGGGCTCTAG
- a CDS encoding PstS family phosphate ABC transporter substrate-binding protein: MTSVCMLVASCSGEKQENSQAGDSQLAGSVKIDGSSTVYPITEAVAEDFRNEQPEVRVTVGVSGTGGGFKKFCRGETDINDASRPIKDKEVELCKENNIEYVSLAIAYDGLAVVVNPANDWMNDITVEELKKLWEPAAQGVITKWSQVRAGWPDEEIHLFGPGVASGTYDYFTEAIVGESGSSRGDFTASEDDNVLVQGIASDKFAIGFFGLAYYEENQDKLKLAGVSDNGAPAVKPNMETVSSGTYAPLSRPIFIYVSSAAAQRPEVRAFVDFYLEQAPEISKEVGYIPLPQADYEKARTDFANFKPATANPQ, from the coding sequence ATGACTTCGGTTTGTATGCTGGTTGCATCATGTTCGGGTGAGAAACAGGAGAACAGCCAAGCGGGTGACTCCCAGTTGGCCGGTTCGGTCAAGATAGATGGTTCCAGCACAGTATACCCTATCACTGAAGCGGTGGCGGAAGACTTCAGGAATGAACAACCGGAGGTAAGGGTGACCGTGGGTGTTTCAGGAACCGGTGGGGGCTTTAAGAAATTTTGCAGGGGTGAAACAGATATCAACGATGCATCACGTCCTATCAAAGACAAAGAGGTTGAATTGTGCAAAGAGAATAACATCGAGTATGTATCGCTGGCTATTGCCTATGACGGATTGGCCGTTGTTGTGAATCCGGCCAATGATTGGATGAATGATATCACGGTTGAAGAACTGAAGAAGTTATGGGAACCCGCAGCACAGGGTGTGATCACCAAATGGAGTCAGGTACGGGCAGGGTGGCCGGATGAAGAGATTCATCTGTTCGGTCCGGGTGTGGCATCCGGTACTTACGATTATTTCACCGAGGCCATCGTGGGCGAAAGCGGAAGCAGCCGCGGGGATTTTACCGCAAGTGAAGATGACAATGTGCTGGTACAAGGCATCGCCAGTGATAAATTTGCGATTGGCTTTTTCGGACTTGCCTATTACGAGGAAAATCAGGACAAACTTAAGCTGGCAGGTGTGAGTGACAACGGAGCCCCCGCGGTAAAGCCCAACATGGAAACCGTTTCAAGTGGCACCTATGCACCGTTGTCCCGGCCTATCTTTATTTATGTAAGCAGTGCGGCGGCGCAGCGCCCGGAAGTCAGGGCTTTTGTGGATTTCTATCTTGAACAAGCACCTGAGATATCCAAGGAAGTCGGTTATATTCCCCTTCCTCAAGCGGATTATGAAAAAGCCAGAACAGATTTTGCTAACTTCAAACCGGCAACTGCTAATCCGCAATAA
- a CDS encoding Na/Pi cotransporter family protein, protein MNFGIVELLRLIGALGFFIYGMKVMSEGLQHAAGTKMRQILGTMTKNRFLGVFTGFIITCLVQSSSATTVMTVSFVNAGLLSLVESAGIMMGANVGTTITGWIVAQLGFKFEVVALALPIIAVGFPMIFSKRGNWRFWGEFLIGFALLFMGLEALKDSVPDIKNNPEVLQFLADYSNMGILSTLLFIGVGTVLTIVVQSSSAAMTLTQTMCFQGWIPFQIAAPMILGENIGTTITAEIAAFVGNVHAKRSARIHSMFNIIGVSWMIFAHKFYLAKINDFMIDMGWGSPFTDSHAIPTGLAVFHSAFNMSNVLLLVWFVPQLVKLVVKMVPSRGDVDEKYKLEYLESGLMTTPELSILEAKKEIAKFGQLTMRMLDMLPPLMRETNDKEFNRQLTRIQKYENITDRIEVEVADYLSNISQGELSRESSIRIRGMLSVVNDLERVGDIVYQMALWVERKHQDKVWFTPAQRDHLDEMLALVRHALVVMNENLEKPFEQIKLTKADEAEIAVNRLRDQLRKLHLEDLEKGEYNFRSGIIYNDLYASLEKMGDHVFNVTEALMGMK, encoded by the coding sequence ATGAACTTCGGTATTGTTGAGTTGTTGCGATTGATTGGTGCGCTCGGATTCTTCATCTATGGCATGAAGGTGATGAGTGAAGGGCTGCAGCATGCCGCAGGCACAAAAATGCGGCAGATCCTGGGTACAATGACGAAGAACCGCTTCCTGGGCGTGTTCACAGGTTTTATCATCACCTGTCTTGTGCAGTCATCTTCCGCTACCACGGTGATGACCGTGAGTTTTGTAAATGCCGGACTTCTTTCTTTGGTGGAGTCGGCCGGTATCATGATGGGTGCCAATGTGGGTACCACCATCACCGGATGGATCGTGGCCCAGCTCGGTTTCAAATTCGAGGTAGTTGCACTGGCACTGCCCATCATCGCCGTAGGCTTTCCCATGATTTTCAGCAAGCGGGGCAATTGGCGTTTCTGGGGCGAATTCCTGATCGGGTTTGCTTTGTTGTTCATGGGCCTGGAAGCGTTGAAGGATTCTGTACCCGATATCAAGAACAACCCGGAAGTGCTGCAGTTCCTGGCCGATTACTCCAACATGGGCATCCTATCCACCCTCCTGTTCATTGGTGTGGGCACGGTTCTGACCATCGTGGTGCAGTCGTCCAGCGCCGCCATGACACTGACCCAAACCATGTGTTTCCAGGGTTGGATTCCGTTCCAGATCGCGGCGCCCATGATCCTGGGTGAAAACATCGGCACCACCATCACCGCCGAGATCGCTGCTTTTGTAGGAAACGTGCATGCCAAACGCTCTGCACGCATCCACTCCATGTTCAACATCATCGGGGTGAGCTGGATGATCTTCGCACACAAGTTTTACCTGGCGAAAATCAATGACTTTATGATTGACATGGGATGGGGATCCCCATTCACGGATAGCCATGCCATTCCCACCGGACTGGCGGTCTTCCACTCCGCATTCAATATGTCCAACGTGCTGTTGCTGGTGTGGTTCGTGCCGCAACTGGTGAAGTTGGTGGTGAAAATGGTGCCTTCCCGCGGAGATGTGGACGAGAAATACAAACTCGAGTACCTGGAGTCCGGACTCATGACCACACCGGAATTATCCATCCTCGAAGCCAAAAAGGAAATTGCCAAGTTCGGGCAGCTCACGATGCGCATGTTGGACATGCTGCCGCCTCTGATGCGGGAAACCAACGACAAGGAATTCAACCGGCAACTCACACGCATCCAGAAATACGAGAACATCACCGACCGCATCGAAGTGGAGGTGGCCGACTACCTGAGCAACATTTCCCAGGGTGAACTCAGCCGGGAGAGTTCCATCCGTATACGTGGGATGCTGAGCGTTGTGAATGACCTTGAAAGGGTGGGTGATATCGTTTATCAAATGGCCTTGTGGGTAGAGCGAAAACATCAGGACAAGGTATGGTTTACTCCTGCTCAACGGGATCACCTGGATGAAATGCTGGCACTTGTTCGCCACGCCCTTGTGGTGATGAACGAAAACCTGGAAAAACCCTTTGAGCAAATCAAACTCACCAAGGCCGATGAGGCCGAAATAGCCGTCAACCGCCTGCGTGATCAGCTACGCAAACTGCACCTGGAGGATCTGGAGAAAGGGGAATACAATTTCCGCAGCGGCATCATCTACAACGACCTTTACGCGTCCCTCGAGAAAATGGGAGACCACGTGTTCAATGTCACCGAGGCATTGATGGGGATGAAGTAA
- a CDS encoding sensor histidine kinase, translating into MRNQSPQQISIRSAALLAAIATFIFVIVCRIDDHLVSPLVVIIFFLLTFATGFFVLRYVIGQFIYRKIKLIYKTIQKEKSTKSGRKEEEIIHMNEDFVARINRDVEAWADDRRKEIDKLVAEEQYRKEFLGNVSHELKTPIFNIQGYVLTLLEGGLEDPTINRDYLERAAKSVDRMIHIIEDLESISQLEVGELQLYFEKFDLVQMAKDILHAQEMRAQEYNITLGLKENYDKPMEAWADKDRIRQVFTNLVVNSIRYGRENGHTEVRIYDMDENWLVEVADNGIGIPPGHLSRIFERFYRVDKSRSRERGGTGLGLSIVKHIIEAHGQTVNVRSTEGVGSTFSFTVKKGR; encoded by the coding sequence ATGCGAAACCAAAGCCCCCAACAAATATCCATCCGGTCGGCAGCTTTACTGGCAGCCATTGCCACTTTCATTTTTGTGATCGTTTGCCGGATCGATGATCATCTGGTTTCCCCTCTGGTCGTCATTATCTTCTTTCTACTCACATTCGCTACCGGCTTCTTCGTACTTCGCTACGTGATCGGGCAGTTCATTTACCGGAAGATCAAACTGATCTACAAAACCATCCAGAAAGAGAAATCCACCAAGTCGGGAAGAAAGGAAGAAGAGATCATCCACATGAATGAGGACTTCGTGGCCAGGATCAACCGCGACGTAGAGGCATGGGCGGATGACCGGAGAAAGGAAATCGACAAACTCGTGGCCGAGGAACAATACAGGAAAGAATTTCTCGGCAACGTTTCCCACGAACTGAAAACCCCCATCTTCAACATCCAGGGCTATGTGCTTACCCTGCTGGAAGGCGGACTCGAAGATCCCACCATCAACCGGGATTACCTGGAAAGAGCCGCCAAGAGCGTCGACCGCATGATCCACATCATCGAAGACCTCGAGTCCATTTCCCAGCTGGAAGTAGGGGAATTACAATTGTACTTCGAGAAATTCGACCTGGTGCAGATGGCCAAAGACATCCTGCACGCACAGGAAATGAGGGCGCAGGAATACAACATCACCCTGGGGTTAAAAGAGAATTACGACAAACCCATGGAGGCCTGGGCCGACAAAGACCGCATCCGGCAGGTATTCACCAACCTGGTGGTGAACAGCATCCGGTACGGAAGGGAAAACGGCCATACCGAAGTGCGCATCTACGACATGGATGAGAACTGGCTCGTGGAAGTGGCCGACAATGGCATCGGCATCCCCCCCGGTCACCTGTCGCGCATTTTCGAAAGATTCTACCGGGTGGATAAAAGCCGTTCACGCGAACGCGGCGGCACCGGCCTCGGGCTCTCCATCGTAAAACACATCATCGAGGCGCACGGACAAACCGTGAACGTACGCAGCACCGAAGGCGTGGGCTCCACGTTCTCATTTACGGTGAAGAAGGGACGTTAG
- the pstA gene encoding phosphate ABC transporter permease PstA: protein MNSTRVNRIKDKAFKVFGICCTMLGLVVLAVFIIDILMDGLPRLDIDFLTSLPSRRASKAGIKTAWAGTAWILGLTTMIAFPLGVMAGIYLEEYGKKSRWASFLEVNIANLAGVPSVIYGLLGLQIFGRVLGLGNSLLSGALTLSLLILPIVIVATREALRAVPKTVKEASLAMGATKWQTIYHQMLPASMGGIITGSILALSRAVGETAPLIVIGALAYVPFVPKGPMDEFTVLPIQVFNWVSRPQKEFLVNAAAAIIVLLAITLLMNGIAIYLRNRWQRKVKW, encoded by the coding sequence ATGAATAGCACCAGGGTCAACCGGATCAAGGATAAAGCCTTCAAAGTGTTTGGCATTTGTTGCACCATGCTGGGCCTGGTTGTACTCGCCGTTTTTATCATAGACATCCTGATGGATGGGTTGCCCCGACTGGATATTGACTTCCTTACCAGCTTGCCATCACGCAGGGCCTCAAAAGCCGGTATAAAAACAGCATGGGCTGGTACCGCATGGATCCTCGGGTTAACAACGATGATCGCATTTCCACTTGGTGTAATGGCAGGTATATACCTCGAAGAGTATGGAAAAAAAAGCAGGTGGGCTTCCTTTCTTGAAGTGAACATCGCCAACCTGGCCGGTGTGCCTTCGGTGATTTACGGTTTGTTGGGTTTGCAGATATTCGGACGTGTCCTGGGATTGGGAAACAGCTTGTTGTCGGGTGCCCTTACATTGAGCCTGTTGATCCTTCCGATCGTGATTGTGGCCACACGGGAAGCGCTACGCGCGGTTCCAAAAACCGTAAAGGAAGCTTCCCTGGCGATGGGAGCAACCAAGTGGCAGACCATTTATCACCAAATGCTTCCGGCATCCATGGGTGGCATCATCACCGGATCCATCCTCGCCTTGTCAAGGGCTGTGGGAGAAACTGCACCGCTGATTGTGATCGGGGCGCTGGCATATGTGCCTTTTGTTCCTAAAGGCCCGATGGATGAATTCACCGTATTGCCCATCCAGGTGTTCAATTGGGTGTCCAGGCCGCAAAAGGAATTTCTTGTCAATGCCGCGGCAGCCATCATTGTGCTGTTGGCGATTACATTGTTGATGAATGGAATAGCCATATATTTACGTAACCGCTGGCAAAGGAAAGTGAAATGGTAA
- a CDS encoding phosphate ABC transporter ATP-binding protein codes for MVRDSRKIVEDVEVVKEEQKKVQPSEARSSEKYKLEAQSVDVYYGHFHALKNINLGMYQNTVTAFIGPSGCGKSTFLRLFNRMNDYIDGFQLKGEIIVDGKKIYWKDTRVEELRMKVGMVFQKPNPFPKTIFDNVAYGLRVHGVKDKRYIEEKVELSLRQAALWDEVKDDLKRSALALSGGQQQRLCIARTLAVEPSVILMDEPASALDPISTSKIEELIYELKKQYTIVIVTHNMQQAARISDYTAFFYMGELVEYGDTKKIFTNPEAEQTENYITGRFG; via the coding sequence ATGGTAAGAGATAGCAGAAAAATTGTTGAGGATGTTGAGGTTGTGAAGGAAGAACAAAAGAAAGTTCAACCCTCCGAGGCCCGTTCTTCGGAAAAATATAAGTTGGAAGCGCAGAGCGTAGATGTATACTATGGTCATTTCCACGCGTTGAAAAATATCAACCTTGGAATGTACCAGAATACGGTAACCGCATTCATCGGGCCGTCGGGTTGCGGCAAATCCACCTTCCTGCGTCTCTTCAACCGGATGAATGATTACATAGATGGCTTTCAGTTGAAAGGCGAGATCATCGTGGATGGCAAAAAAATTTACTGGAAGGATACCCGGGTGGAAGAGCTTCGGATGAAGGTGGGCATGGTGTTCCAGAAACCCAACCCGTTTCCCAAAACCATTTTTGACAATGTAGCCTATGGCCTGCGGGTTCACGGCGTGAAGGACAAACGTTACATCGAAGAAAAGGTGGAGCTATCTCTTCGTCAGGCTGCTCTGTGGGATGAGGTGAAAGACGACCTGAAAAGATCTGCATTGGCCTTATCCGGAGGTCAGCAACAAAGGTTGTGCATCGCCCGAACCCTGGCGGTAGAACCGTCGGTGATCCTGATGGACGAACCCGCTTCTGCACTGGACCCCATTTCAACTTCCAAAATAGAAGAGCTGATCTACGAATTGAAGAAACAATACACCATTGTTATCGTCACACATAATATGCAGCAGGCTGCACGTATCAGCGATTATACCGCATTCTTTTACATGGGCGAACTGGTGGAGTATGGCGATACCAAGAAAATATTTACCAACCCTGAAGCGGAACAAACGGAAAACTACATCACCGGCCGTTTCGGCTAA
- the phoU gene encoding phosphate signaling complex protein PhoU translates to MSHLQPELVLLNESIVEMMDMVSRQLERARLAVMEHRYDLAQEVLALEKKVNGMELKIDKDCENILALYNPVAIDLRFVMASMKINSNLERIGDNAESIAHYISHGNPKIPADFLNAFRIDEMFLMVISMINDVKKGFVEEDTHLARQVFSKDFHLNEANHEATQTAIQLGTKDPGDMPVIIPLLSSVRKLERSGDLIKNIAEEIIFYLEAKVLKHHAKLEK, encoded by the coding sequence ATGTCACATCTTCAACCCGAATTGGTCCTCCTGAATGAATCCATCGTTGAAATGATGGATATGGTCAGTCGTCAGCTCGAACGGGCACGGTTGGCCGTTATGGAACACCGGTATGACCTGGCGCAGGAAGTACTGGCGCTGGAGAAAAAGGTGAACGGAATGGAGCTGAAGATCGACAAGGATTGTGAGAACATCCTTGCCCTGTATAACCCCGTGGCCATAGATCTACGTTTTGTAATGGCTTCGATGAAGATCAATTCAAACCTGGAAAGAATTGGAGACAATGCGGAATCGATCGCACACTACATCAGTCACGGCAACCCGAAAATACCGGCCGATTTTTTGAATGCTTTCCGGATTGATGAAATGTTTCTGATGGTGATCTCCATGATCAACGATGTCAAGAAAGGTTTCGTGGAAGAAGATACACACCTTGCACGTCAGGTGTTCAGCAAGGACTTTCACCTGAACGAAGCCAACCATGAGGCCACACAAACAGCGATTCAGCTCGGAACAAAAGATCCCGGAGATATGCCTGTCATCATTCCCTTGTTGTCTTCTGTCAGAAAGCTGGAACGTTCCGGCGACCTGATCAAGAACATTGCCGAGGAGATCATCTTCTACCTGGAGGCCAAAGTGCTGAAACATCACGCCAAGCTTGAGAAGTAA
- the pstC gene encoding phosphate ABC transporter permease subunit PstC, producing the protein MKLKEFLIERALFLAAAITVLTTLGIIAILLVESMGFFTEVSLWDFLTDTEWTPLFTNKHYGILPLISGTLLTTVIAIAVALPVGLTIAIYLSEYAPKSFRTTVKPMLEILAAVPTVVYGFFALMVVTPFLQKIDPDISGFNAMSAGIVMGIMIIPFVSSLSEDALYAVPKSLREASYGMGSTRLQTSFRVMLPAASSGIVVSVILAISRAIGETMIVAIAAGQQPRLTADPTVPVETITAYIVQVCLGDVVHGSLEYKTIFAAGLALFVFTFILNNISFWIKRRFHQKYE; encoded by the coding sequence ATGAAACTGAAGGAATTCCTGATCGAGCGGGCATTGTTCCTGGCTGCAGCCATCACGGTGCTTACAACCCTTGGAATTATTGCCATCCTGCTGGTTGAGTCGATGGGGTTTTTCACTGAGGTTTCGCTTTGGGATTTCCTGACGGATACCGAATGGACCCCATTGTTCACCAACAAGCACTATGGCATTCTTCCATTGATTTCCGGTACGTTGCTTACCACTGTGATTGCGATCGCTGTCGCGTTGCCCGTTGGTCTTACCATTGCGATCTATCTGAGTGAATATGCCCCGAAAAGTTTTCGCACCACGGTCAAACCCATGCTGGAAATCCTGGCTGCCGTGCCTACGGTGGTGTATGGTTTTTTCGCGCTGATGGTGGTTACGCCCTTCCTCCAAAAGATCGATCCTGATATCTCCGGTTTCAATGCCATGTCTGCCGGTATTGTCATGGGTATCATGATCATTCCGTTCGTTTCTTCCCTGAGTGAAGATGCGCTGTATGCCGTGCCCAAGTCGCTCCGTGAAGCTTCCTACGGCATGGGGTCCACGCGCCTGCAAACCTCTTTCCGGGTGATGTTACCCGCCGCTTCTTCCGGTATCGTGGTTTCTGTGATTCTTGCCATATCCAGGGCCATCGGCGAAACCATGATCGTGGCGATCGCTGCCGGACAACAACCGCGGTTGACAGCAGACCCAACCGTGCCCGTGGAAACCATCACGGCCTATATCGTTCAGGTGTGCCTGGGGGATGTGGTGCACGGGTCGCTGGAATACAAAACCATTTTTGCCGCCGGTCTGGCGCTTTTTGTGTTCACCTTCATCCTGAACAACATCAGTTTCTGGATCAAAAGGAGATTCCATCAGAAGTATGAATAG
- a CDS encoding acyl transferase: protein MPLRSSYSPEELRHLVFNLPPDGFEAIALAVFRYQASANALYAQYIRLLGIDTTRVNRIEQIPFLPISFFKTHQVQCGSFEPQLYFESSSTTGQVPSRHAVADPLLYETSFLKTFEQFYGDPGRYCILALLPSYLERGNSSLVYMVNGLMQQGGHPQSKFFGNDLAGLAQALAVLEKEGQPVWLIGVAFALLDLAEQHPMQLAHTTLVETGGMKGRQVELVREDLHHRLKEAFGVQSVHAEYGMTELFSQAYATGQGVFRTPPWMHVMVREQDDPFAWCRTGKAGAINVIDLANLDTCAFIATDDVGRLLPDGGFEVLGRMDASEVRGCSLMYTG, encoded by the coding sequence ATGCCCCTGAGATCCTCATATTCCCCGGAAGAACTTCGCCACCTGGTCTTCAACCTCCCACCGGACGGATTTGAAGCCATTGCCCTGGCGGTATTCCGATACCAGGCATCGGCCAATGCGCTCTACGCCCAGTACATCCGCCTCCTGGGCATAGACACCACACGCGTGAACCGCATCGAGCAGATTCCGTTTTTGCCTATCTCATTCTTCAAAACCCACCAGGTGCAGTGCGGCAGCTTCGAACCGCAACTTTATTTTGAAAGCAGCTCCACCACCGGACAGGTGCCTTCCCGGCATGCCGTGGCCGATCCGTTGTTGTACGAAACCAGTTTCCTCAAAACCTTTGAGCAGTTCTACGGCGACCCCGGCCGGTACTGTATCCTGGCCCTGCTGCCTTCCTACCTGGAGCGTGGTAACTCTTCGCTGGTGTATATGGTGAACGGACTGATGCAGCAGGGTGGACACCCGCAAAGCAAGTTCTTCGGAAACGATCTCGCCGGACTGGCACAAGCGCTTGCTGTTCTTGAAAAAGAAGGCCAGCCCGTATGGCTGATCGGTGTGGCATTCGCCCTGCTTGATCTGGCTGAACAGCATCCGATGCAACTGGCACATACAACGCTGGTGGAGACCGGCGGTATGAAAGGTCGCCAGGTGGAACTGGTGCGGGAAGACTTGCATCATCGACTGAAAGAAGCTTTTGGGGTGCAGTCGGTGCACGCTGAGTACGGAATGACGGAATTATTCTCCCAGGCCTATGCCACCGGGCAAGGGGTGTTTCGCACGCCGCCCTGGATGCACGTGATGGTGCGTGAACAGGATGACCCGTTTGCGTGGTGTCGTACCGGCAAAGCTGGTGCCATCAATGTGATTGACCTGGCTAACCTGGATACCTGTGCATTCATCGCGACGGATGATGTGGGACGTTTGTTGCCTGACGGGGGCTTTGAAGTGCTGGGCCGGATGGATGCCAGCGAGGTGCGGGGATGCAGCCTGATGTATACGGGTTGA
- a CDS encoding response regulator transcription factor: MDENRQKILLVDDEPDILEFIRYNLEKEEYEVKTASNGRDALQIAKSFHPDLIILDVMMPEMDGIETCHELRKMEDIGNTLITFLTARNEDYTLIAGLESGADDYITKPIKPRVLVSRVKALLRRRSLIAAHPNEIKAGPITIDLQKYLVSLDGQPMELPKKEFDLLFLLASAPGKVFKREEILSSVWGNDVIVGERTIDVHIRKLREKLGEHLIRTVKGVGYKFEF; the protein is encoded by the coding sequence ATGGATGAAAATCGACAAAAAATACTGTTGGTGGATGATGAACCGGACATCCTGGAGTTCATCCGCTACAACCTGGAAAAGGAAGAATACGAGGTAAAGACCGCCTCCAACGGCAGGGATGCACTTCAGATCGCCAAATCCTTCCACCCCGACCTCATCATCCTGGATGTGATGATGCCAGAAATGGATGGCATCGAAACCTGTCATGAACTAAGAAAGATGGAAGACATCGGTAATACCCTGATCACCTTTCTTACTGCACGCAACGAAGATTATACCCTGATCGCCGGCCTGGAATCCGGCGCAGACGACTACATCACCAAGCCCATCAAACCCAGGGTGCTGGTGAGCCGGGTGAAAGCCCTGCTGCGTCGTCGTTCCCTGATCGCCGCCCATCCGAACGAAATCAAGGCCGGTCCCATTACCATCGATCTCCAGAAATACCTGGTCAGCCTCGACGGCCAGCCGATGGAATTGCCGAAGAAAGAGTTCGACCTGCTGTTCCTCCTCGCATCCGCACCCGGAAAGGTCTTCAAACGTGAAGAGATCCTTTCCTCCGTATGGGGCAACGACGTGATCGTCGGCGAACGCACCATCGACGTGCACATCCGCAAACTCCGCGAAAAATTGGGAGAACACCTGATCCGCACGGTAAAAGGCGTTGGGTACAAATTTGAATTTTAA